The region AGGGATTACAGCAGTAATACGACCTGCAGATGCACGACGCATTGCATCAACCATAACGATCAGTTCCATTAGGTTGTCGTTTGTTGGCGAACAAGTAGATTGGAGGATGAAGATATCTCCACCACGTACATTTTCTTCAATTTCAACGCTAATTTCGCCATCGCTAAAGCGGCCAACTTTGGCTTTACCAAGTTGAATAAATAAACGTTCAGCAACTTTTTGAGCTAGTTCTGGTGTAGCGTTACCAGCAAAGAGTTTCATGTCGGGCACGGTGTAACCTCAGGTAATCGATGTATTTGGCTGGGATATAATTATACTCCTAAACAGCGAACTGCTTAGTAGAGATCCCCAGCATTAATCTCTTAGAATTTGGTAACAACTTATTTAACATATGTTCGGTACTGAACTAAAATTTAAATCTAAATTTGTCTTTCTAAGTCATGCAATAGTGGCGATTTATTTAAGCCCTTCGCAAGATAAATTTGCATGTTTGTAGGCGCCTTAGCTAATACGGCTAATGCGTCAGACTTAGTTTTAAATTCAGAGAAAACACAGCAACCGGAACCTGTCAGTCGAGATGGCGCATATTTTAGCAACCACTCTAATGCTTTTGCAACCTCGGGATGACGTTTTTTTACAGTTGGTTCAAAGTCATTTTTCCATTCGTCTCGTAACAACTGATTCAGCGGGCGTTTTGGGGTGTCGCGGATTAACTCTGGATCGGAAAATAATTTTGCGGTGTTGACCTGCGTGTCAGGTATGGCAATAAGATAATAGTTTTCATCCACCTCTATCGGGGTAAGCTGTTCGCCAATACCTTCAGCAAAGGCAGCATGACCACGAACAAACACGGGTACATCAGCTCCTAATGTAACGCCAATCTCAGCAAGTTGCTCTTCACTGAGGTGTAATTGCCAAAGCTGATTGAGTGCGACGAGTGTTGTTGCAGCATCCGAAGAACCACCACCTAACCCGCCCCCCATAGGTAGGTTTTTGGTTAAGGTAATATCGGCTCCTAGCGGTAATGAGGAATGCGTTTTCAATGCCATTGCTGCTTGGTAAATAATATTGTCGGTCAGTGCGACACCTGGTATGGCGGGTGTAATGGTGATGTTGTTAGTGTGATTGGGGCTGATAGCTAAATCGTCACCTATATTAATAAACTGGAATAAAGTTTGTAGTTCATGGTAACCATCATCGCGACGACCATTGATGTATAGAAAAAGGTTGAGCTTTGCAGGCGCTGACCAATGGCTAATATTATTTTGCATTTAATTTCCAGTTTCGAGTGGTGATTTTGATACGCATGTCGTCTTGTTTAATGACGATATTTTTCGGTAACCAAATAGTATCGACTAATTGATAGCTAGTATAACTGATGTGCCATCCGAGTGGATGATTCGCCTGGGTCACACGGCCGTAATTGTCGAGTTGGACGTCGTCAGTTAACGGATCGCCGATGATCCAAGCGCGTAATTCATCGACTGGGATTGGGATCGGACTGAGCTGATTAATTAAAGTTTGGGTATTTCGACCTTGGTATTGGCGATCATCATCGAGAATAAGGGTTGAAATGTTATCGCTGCGCTTGATCGTGAGCACGTGAATACCAAAGGGACCTGTTAAATTAATATTAAAGTCTTGGGCTAATTGCTGCCAGTTTAAAGTCGCTGAATTACGGTCGTCTGGCGTGATAAAGGCTATTTGCCCCTGCAGTTGCCAACTGTTTATTGATTGCAATTGTGCTTGATGCTGTTGCCATAATTGCGGCGGACTACCAACGGGGGGAGGCAATTGTGTCTTGCTACTACAAGCAGATAACAACATGCTGATAATGATAACGTAAATTGAACGCTGAAATGTCATAAGATACTCAAAAAAATAAAGTAATGATGATAAAGAGCAAGCATGGACTTATAAAAACAGATATGCATGGTTTTGTCACTTTAAAAATTCATACTTTTTGCGTAGAATAGCCCTCCTATTCATTTTACAATTATTCACTGTAAGTAATACATGACTCTGTTAGCACTTGGTATAAATCATAATACGGCACCTGTATCACTGCGTGAAAAGGTTGCTTTTTCACCTGACAATATTGACGCAGCCTTTACCAGTATCATCGCTGATGGCGTAGCGTCTGAAGCGGTGATCGTTTCAACTTGTAATCGCACTGAAATTTATT is a window of Moritella sp. F3 DNA encoding:
- the ispE gene encoding 4-(cytidine 5'-diphospho)-2-C-methyl-D-erythritol kinase, with product MQNNISHWSAPAKLNLFLYINGRRDDGYHELQTLFQFINIGDDLAISPNHTNNITITPAIPGVALTDNIIYQAAMALKTHSSLPLGADITLTKNLPMGGGLGGGSSDAATTLVALNQLWQLHLSEEQLAEIGVTLGADVPVFVRGHAAFAEGIGEQLTPIEVDENYYLIAIPDTQVNTAKLFSDPELIRDTPKRPLNQLLRDEWKNDFEPTVKKRHPEVAKALEWLLKYAPSRLTGSGCCVFSEFKTKSDALAVLAKAPTNMQIYLAKGLNKSPLLHDLERQI
- the lolB gene encoding lipoprotein insertase outer membrane protein LolB yields the protein MTFQRSIYVIIISMLLSACSSKTQLPPPVGSPPQLWQQHQAQLQSINSWQLQGQIAFITPDDRNSATLNWQQLAQDFNINLTGPFGIHVLTIKRSDNISTLILDDDRQYQGRNTQTLINQLSPIPIPVDELRAWIIGDPLTDDVQLDNYGRVTQANHPLGWHISYTSYQLVDTIWLPKNIVIKQDDMRIKITTRNWKLNAK